The sequence TAGCTATAGCTGCTCCTAATCCTTTTTTGATCAAATCTGCGGCTTCCTCCCATCCCAGATACTCCAGCATCATCACACCAGATAAAATCACTGAACCGGGATTAATCCGATCTAAACCGGCGTGTTTGGGGGCTGTACCGTGGGTGGCTTCAAAGATGGCGCTGGTATCGCCAATATTCGCCCCTGGCCCCATCCCCAGTCCACCAACGATCGCCGCCGCTGCATCTGACAAGTAATCACCATTCAAGTTCATGGTCGCCAGAATCGAATATTCATCTGGTCTGGTTTGGATTTGTTGAAAAATACTGTCAGCAATCCGGTCATTCACTAAAACTTTATCTTTCCATTGACCATTACCGTGAGTTTCCCAAATTGATTCCAGCACCTCTTTGACTTCTTCGACAATTTGTGCTTTCTTCTCTGGTGTGAGGGCATCAAATCCAGGATCAATCTGACGGGCGTTGTCTTCTAAGGAAAGATTGGGGTTTTTTTCCTTGTTACTCAAAATCCAAGATTCCCGTTCTGTAACGGTTTCTTGGCGGAATTCCTTCGTGGCTAACTCATAACCCCAGTCGCGGAAAGCACCTTCGGTGTACTTCATGATGTTCCCCTTATGCACCAAAGTTACTTGTTGCTTGTGTTTGGGGAGTAGGAGGGCGTGTTTAATAGCACGACGGATCAGGCGTTGGGAACCCTTTTTGCTGATGGGTTTGATACCAATACCAGCATCTAGGGGAATTTGTTTTTTACCGTGTTCTGGGGTAGCGGGAATGAGTTCTTCGTTGAGGATTTTAATCAGGCGATCGCCTATTTCGCTACCTTGTCGCCACTCAATCCCCAAATAAATATCTTCCGTATTTTCCCGATAAACAATTACATCCAGTTTTTCCGGGCTTTTGTGTGGTGAGGGCG is a genomic window of Fortiea contorta PCC 7126 containing:
- a CDS encoding NADP-dependent isocitrate dehydrogenase, which codes for MYEKITPPTTGAKITFKNGEPVVPDNPIIPFIRGDGTGIDIWPAAQKVLDAAVAKAYQGQKEISWFKVYAGDEACDLYGTYQYLPQDTLTAIKEYGVAIKGPLTTPVGGGIRSLNVALRQIFDLYACVRPCRYYPGTPSPHKSPEKLDVIVYRENTEDIYLGIEWRQGSEIGDRLIKILNEELIPATPEHGKKQIPLDAGIGIKPISKKGSQRLIRRAIKHALLLPKHKQQVTLVHKGNIMKYTEGAFRDWGYELATKEFRQETVTERESWILSNKEKNPNLSLEDNARQIDPGFDALTPEKKAQIVEEVKEVLESIWETHGNGQWKDKVLVNDRIADSIFQQIQTRPDEYSILATMNLNGDYLSDAAAAIVGGLGMGPGANIGDTSAIFEATHGTAPKHAGLDRINPGSVILSGVMMLEYLGWEEAADLIKKGLGAAIANRQVTYDLARLLEPAVEPLKCSEFAEAIIQHFG